GCCGTTCGCGGTGCTGCTGGGCGACGACCTGATCGACGAGCGCGACGACCTGCTCGCGCCGATGCTCGCGCTGCAGGAGCGCCTCGGCGGGTCCGTCATCGCGCTGCTCGAGGTCCCGCGCGAGCAGATCTCGTCGTACGGCTGCGCGGCGGTCGAGGCGCTCGAGGGGGAGGACGAGGACACCGTGCGGATCACGGGGCTCGTCGAGAAGCCCCCGGTCGACGAGGCGCCGTCCAACCTCGCGATCATCGGCCGCTACGTGCTGCACCCCGCGGTGTTCGAGGTCCTCGAGAACACGGCGCCCGGCCGCGGTGGCGAGATCCAGCTGACGGACGCGCTCGCGACGCTCATGAACACCCCCGCCGAGCAGGGCGGTGGCGTCACGGGCGTCGTGTTCCGCGGCCGCCGCTACGACACCGGTGACCGGCTCGACTACCTCAAGGCCGTCGTCCGGATCGCGGTGGATCGCCCCGACCTGGGCCCCGACTTCAAGGACTGGCTCGAGAAGTACGTGGCCGGCTCCATGTCCTGACGCACGGCGAAGGGGCGCCGGCGCGGCACAATGCCGCCATGAGATCGGTCCAGGACCACCTGGCAGCCGTGCTCGCTGCCGTCGGGCCGGTCGCCCCGCTCGACGTGGCGCTGCACGACGCGGTGGGGTGCATCCTCGCGCGCGACCTCGTCGCGACGCGGGACGTGCCCGCGACCGCGGTGGCGGCGCGGGACGGCTACGCGGTCGCGGCGCACGAGACCGCGGCCGCGGGGCTCGACACGCCGCTCGCGCTGCCCGTCGCGCACGACGTGCTCGCGGGCGCGCCCGCGGGGGTGCGCCTCGCGCCCGGGCAGGCGGTGCGCATCGCGTCGGGCGGCGCGCTGCCCCTGGGCGCGGACGCGGTCGTGCCGCTGGAGGAGACCGACCGCGGTGCGGTGCGGTTCGCGCTGCAGCGACCGGCGGTCGCGGGGCAGCACGTGCGGCCCGCGGGCGCCGACGTGCGCACCGGTGAGGTCGTGCTCGCGGCCGGCACGCGACTGGGCGCGCGCCAGCTCGCGCTCGCGGCGACGCTCGGCCACGGCCGCCTCCACGTGCACCCGACGCCGCGCGTCGTGCTGCTGTCCGTCGGCGACGAGCTCGTCGAGCCCGGCACGTCCCGCCCGCGTGAGGGTGCCGTGTTCGAGACCGACGGGCACGCGCTCGAGGCCGCGGTCCGCGACGCCGGCGCGACACCCGTGCGCGTCGGGATCCTGCCCGACGACCGCGGCACGCTACGCGAGGCGCTCGACGACCAGCTGGTGCGCGCGGACCTCGTCGTCATCACCGGCGGCCTGTCGGAGCTCGTCGGCGACACCGTCAAGGACGTGCTCGCGACGCTCGGCACCGTCCGGCTCGACCACGTCGCCATGACCCCGGGCCTGCGGCACGGGTTCGGGACGGTCGGCAGCGACCTCGGCGCGGACCGGACCGTGCCGATCTTCGCGCTGCAGGGCGACCCGGTGTCCGCGCAGGTGTCGTTCGAGGTGTTCGTGCGTCCCGCGCTGCGGGCCATGGGC
The sequence above is a segment of the Cellulomonas palmilytica genome. Coding sequences within it:
- the galU gene encoding UTP--glucose-1-phosphate uridylyltransferase GalU — translated: MTIHKAVIPAAGLGTRFLPATKSTPKEMLPVVDKPAIQYVVEEAVAAGLDDVLLITGRSKRTLADHFDAVPELEAVLESKGDAERLAKVRESTELANVHFVRQGQPKGLGHAVLQAKRHVGDEPFAVLLGDDLIDERDDLLAPMLALQERLGGSVIALLEVPREQISSYGCAAVEALEGEDEDTVRITGLVEKPPVDEAPSNLAIIGRYVLHPAVFEVLENTAPGRGGEIQLTDALATLMNTPAEQGGGVTGVVFRGRRYDTGDRLDYLKAVVRIAVDRPDLGPDFKDWLEKYVAGSMS
- a CDS encoding molybdopterin molybdotransferase MoeA — its product is MRSVQDHLAAVLAAVGPVAPLDVALHDAVGCILARDLVATRDVPATAVAARDGYAVAAHETAAAGLDTPLALPVAHDVLAGAPAGVRLAPGQAVRIASGGALPLGADAVVPLEETDRGAVRFALQRPAVAGQHVRPAGADVRTGEVVLAAGTRLGARQLALAATLGHGRLHVHPTPRVVLLSVGDELVEPGTSRPREGAVFETDGHALEAAVRDAGATPVRVGILPDDRGTLREALDDQLVRADLVVITGGLSELVGDTVKDVLATLGTVRLDHVAMTPGLRHGFGTVGSDLGADRTVPIFALQGDPVSAQVSFEVFVRPALRAMGGHAELYRPSVTARATHGWTSPAGLRQFVPATVLGSPEEGYRVTPLGDPAAPTVSALAHANALAVVGEHDTTVQSGQVVHCLVLEG